A single region of the Salipaludibacillus sp. LMS25 genome encodes:
- a CDS encoding Spo0B C-terminal domain-containing protein has product MEQKGVVNVLRHYRHDVLNHIQLINGYLEMEKIEKVHSLIDDLVRQAKNESHLSNLNMDQFAEDILTFNWTPHAVCLSFEVVSSSNDWSEWEEVIVSFFRAMMALFDTYVISGEDQQVFIMISDIDGKGLEIDFHGTLSTDGRWQEDIMDLKKTYKPYLTQFEWNESECYVKFNVE; this is encoded by the coding sequence ATGGAGCAAAAAGGCGTTGTTAATGTTTTACGTCACTACCGTCACGATGTACTTAATCATATCCAGCTTATAAATGGTTATCTTGAAATGGAAAAAATCGAGAAAGTGCATAGTTTAATTGATGATCTGGTACGTCAAGCTAAAAACGAAAGCCATTTATCGAATTTAAATATGGACCAGTTTGCTGAAGACATATTGACATTTAATTGGACTCCGCACGCTGTCTGTTTAAGCTTTGAAGTCGTATCGTCTTCAAATGATTGGTCTGAGTGGGAAGAGGTTATCGTCTCCTTTTTTAGAGCCATGATGGCGTTGTTTGATACGTATGTTATAAGTGGAGAGGATCAGCAAGTTTTCATTATGATAAGTGACATCGACGGTAAAGGCTTAGAGATAGATTTTCATGGTACACTATCAACGGATGGGAGATGGCAAGAAGATATTATGGATTTAAAGAAGACCTATAAGCCATATTTAACTCAGTTTGAATGGAATGAATCTGAATGCTATGTGAAGTTTAATGTAGAATAA
- a CDS encoding YhcN/YlaJ family sporulation lipoprotein gives MKKVALCLSVITLMFTGVTGCGDVNNANVEGQNYGLQGRNQHGLQQGYTADGTGMGAHHYGQDGMLPRGAGTDQGRVITDTGAGYGRGVGAGHDGRGGFMQGGADPHLGGHQGMMTRDERYGTGAQVRDGHARGFRAGQNRRDGFTRGITGNDRRGMVDSNGLLNGRMRGLDRTNGHSNRRQDQMHGGTAIERNQPRAQQGDGQQRGFGQGKGQQQAYYDSDDGRLASRIENRVEGLDEVRDCDVIVNNDNVIIGVEPEGNNGQVEDRVRSLVDEMDNDKQVHIVTERTGVERIHDMENRLRDGEPFEEVGATFNAMLDDLGDAIQRPFERTR, from the coding sequence ATGAAAAAGGTTGCCTTATGTTTATCTGTTATCACATTAATGTTTACAGGTGTAACAGGTTGTGGAGATGTAAATAATGCGAATGTAGAAGGTCAAAATTATGGTTTGCAAGGGCGCAATCAACATGGCTTGCAACAAGGGTATACAGCTGATGGGACAGGAATGGGTGCCCATCATTACGGTCAAGATGGTATGTTGCCTAGAGGTGCTGGAACAGATCAAGGACGTGTCATTACAGATACCGGAGCTGGTTACGGCAGAGGTGTCGGAGCTGGTCATGATGGACGTGGTGGCTTCATGCAAGGAGGGGCAGATCCTCATCTAGGTGGTCATCAAGGAATGATGACGCGGGATGAACGCTATGGTACAGGTGCTCAGGTGCGGGATGGCCATGCAAGAGGATTCCGAGCAGGACAAAACCGTCGAGATGGGTTTACAAGAGGTATTACTGGAAATGATCGTCGGGGAATGGTAGACAGTAATGGCCTGCTAAATGGAAGAATGCGTGGCCTCGACAGAACGAATGGTCATTCCAACCGTAGACAGGATCAAATGCATGGTGGTACAGCCATTGAGCGTAACCAGCCAAGGGCTCAACAAGGTGATGGCCAGCAACGAGGATTTGGTCAAGGGAAAGGACAGCAACAAGCATACTACGACAGTGACGATGGTCGCTTAGCTAGTAGGATTGAAAACCGTGTAGAAGGTCTTGACGAAGTACGGGATTGTGATGTTATCGTTAACAATGATAATGTCATCATCGGTGTTGAACCAGAAGGAAACAATGGGCAAGTGGAAGACCGTGTACGTTCACTTGTAGATGAGATGGATAACGATAAGCAAGTTCATATCGTGACTGAACGTACTGGGGTAGAAAGAATTCATGATATGGAAAATCGTCTTCGAGACGGTGAACCATTTGAAGAAGTAGGCGCAACATTTAATGCCATGCTGGATGACCTGGGAGACGCAATCCAAAGACCATTCGAACGAACAAGATAA
- a CDS encoding DUF2905 domain-containing protein — protein sequence MNQFPKLLITTGLVLIIAGLIWQVGGRFISLGKLPGDIVIRRENATFYFPIMTSIIISVILSIALYLFGRFR from the coding sequence GTGAACCAATTTCCTAAGCTTCTTATTACGACCGGACTCGTTCTCATTATTGCAGGATTGATTTGGCAAGTAGGCGGTCGTTTTATTTCCCTAGGAAAACTACCTGGAGACATTGTCATCCGTCGGGAAAATGCCACTTTCTATTTTCCTATTATGACATCAATTATTATAAGTGTCATTCTCTCCATCGCTTTGTATTTATTTGGAAGATTTCGCTAG
- a CDS encoding YebC/PmpR family DNA-binding transcriptional regulator, giving the protein MAGHSKWSNIKHRKGRQDAKKGKVFTKLSKEIFQAVRESGGDPVTNTTLRLAIEKAKQANMPNDNIERTINKALGNIEGVIYEDIIYEGYAPHGVAVYVQALTDNKNRTAAEVRLAFNKNNGNLGESGCVAFMFARKGYLLFEKTEKLDEDIVLLEAIEAGAEDVKNEADALEVITAPEDFEQVKQCLPNAINAEPIVAEVTMLPSTTTLVNDEQALAIIQLIEALEDNDDVQNVYHNLEIAD; this is encoded by the coding sequence ATGGCAGGACATTCAAAGTGGAGTAATATTAAGCATCGTAAAGGCCGGCAAGATGCCAAAAAAGGCAAGGTTTTTACGAAGCTTTCTAAAGAAATCTTCCAAGCTGTTAGGGAGAGTGGAGGTGATCCCGTAACTAACACAACTTTACGGCTTGCTATTGAAAAAGCAAAACAGGCTAATATGCCGAACGATAATATCGAACGGACCATCAATAAAGCGCTAGGTAATATAGAAGGTGTTATCTATGAAGACATTATTTATGAAGGGTACGCGCCTCATGGTGTAGCGGTATATGTTCAAGCCTTAACAGACAATAAGAACCGTACAGCTGCAGAAGTTCGACTCGCTTTTAATAAAAACAACGGTAATCTTGGGGAAAGCGGGTGTGTCGCTTTCATGTTTGCGCGTAAAGGCTACCTTCTATTTGAAAAAACGGAAAAGCTAGATGAAGATATCGTATTGCTTGAAGCGATTGAGGCTGGTGCTGAAGATGTTAAAAACGAGGCTGATGCTCTGGAAGTAATTACAGCACCAGAAGACTTTGAACAAGTAAAGCAATGCTTACCTAATGCTATTAATGCAGAGCCAATTGTTGCAGAAGTAACGATGCTTCCGAGCACGACCACCTTAGTAAATGATGAACAAGCTCTTGCCATTATCCAACTTATTGAAGCTCTTGAAGACAATGATGATGTCCAAAACGTCTATCATAACCTTGAAATAGCGGATTAA
- the ruvA gene encoding Holliday junction branch migration protein RuvA, giving the protein MIECLTGKIINIEPETIVIDVQGVGYLVYCGNPYKFGEWMNNSITIYTYQHVREDAIRLYGFFHREDRRLFEKLLQVSGIGPKGALAIVAAEQPGRVIQAIENEDESFLVKFPGVGKKTARQIILDLKGKVAELVPALTESSELVSDVISRQMTSLPKELEEALEALRALGYVEREIKKVQPILESQELTTDEYIKLALKEMLQS; this is encoded by the coding sequence GTGATTGAATGTTTAACTGGAAAAATCATTAATATTGAGCCGGAAACAATTGTCATAGATGTTCAAGGTGTTGGCTATTTAGTTTACTGTGGCAATCCTTATAAATTTGGTGAGTGGATGAATAACAGTATCACCATATATACGTATCAGCATGTAAGAGAAGATGCGATACGCTTGTATGGTTTTTTTCATCGAGAGGATCGAAGGTTATTTGAAAAATTACTGCAAGTTTCTGGAATAGGACCAAAAGGGGCGCTTGCTATCGTGGCTGCTGAACAGCCGGGACGCGTTATTCAAGCAATAGAAAATGAAGATGAGTCTTTTTTAGTGAAATTCCCTGGAGTCGGAAAAAAAACAGCGAGACAAATCATTTTAGATCTTAAAGGAAAAGTAGCTGAACTTGTCCCAGCACTTACAGAATCATCTGAACTTGTCAGTGATGTGATCAGCCGTCAAATGACATCTCTCCCTAAAGAACTGGAAGAAGCTCTTGAAGCATTACGTGCTTTAGGGTATGTTGAGCGGGAGATTAAAAAAGTACAACCGATATTGGAAAGTCAGGAGCTTACAACAGATGAGTACATAAAATTAGCTTTGAAAGAGATGCTCCAAAGCTAA
- the pheA gene encoding prephenate dehydratase, protein MEKVGYLGPMGSFTEAAAERLIPLAERVPFRSIPDTMDAVKEGIVEQAVVPLENAIEGSVNITLDYFIHHQRLMMAAEIVAPIEQHLLVAPKRQSTWESVEIIYSHPQAIAQCHQFIRRCLPHAEIAYENSTAAAAKHIKEHPEENAAAIANVVAASSYALSIAQTRINDYDNNRTRFILLKKNNNRYDNDLISSNTKYKTTMMISLASDFSGALHQVLAAFAWRKINLSKIESRPTKTGLGNYYFIIDVAMQQDTILIPGVCEELRALGCEVEVLGSYPCFTLEELNGFETKMMAEK, encoded by the coding sequence GTGGAAAAAGTCGGTTATTTAGGACCTATGGGGTCGTTTACTGAAGCAGCAGCAGAAAGGCTCATTCCCCTTGCTGAGCGGGTGCCGTTTCGATCTATTCCGGATACGATGGATGCAGTAAAAGAAGGGATAGTAGAGCAAGCTGTTGTCCCCTTGGAGAATGCCATTGAGGGATCAGTTAACATTACGTTAGATTATTTTATCCATCATCAGCGCTTAATGATGGCGGCTGAAATAGTTGCGCCAATAGAGCAACATTTACTCGTTGCGCCAAAACGGCAGTCTACGTGGGAATCAGTGGAGATCATTTATTCCCATCCACAGGCGATTGCGCAATGTCATCAGTTTATAAGGCGATGTTTGCCTCATGCAGAGATTGCGTATGAAAACTCAACAGCCGCAGCTGCAAAGCATATTAAAGAGCATCCCGAGGAGAACGCGGCAGCGATTGCCAATGTTGTTGCAGCCAGTTCTTACGCTTTGAGCATAGCTCAAACGAGAATTAACGATTATGATAACAATCGAACACGGTTTATTCTTCTTAAAAAGAATAACAATCGTTACGATAACGACTTAATATCGTCAAATACTAAATACAAAACAACGATGATGATTAGTTTGGCTTCTGATTTTTCCGGAGCTTTACATCAGGTACTAGCCGCGTTTGCTTGGCGTAAAATAAATTTATCTAAAATTGAATCCAGGCCGACAAAAACGGGTCTCGGCAATTATTACTTTATTATTGATGTGGCAATGCAGCAAGACACAATTTTAATTCCGGGTGTATGTGAAGAGTTAAGAGCATTGGGGTGTGAGGTAGAAGTTTTAGGAAGCTACCCGTGTTTTACTTTAGAAGAACTTAACGGGTTTGAAACTAAAATGATGGCCGAAAAATAA
- the safA gene encoding SafA/ExsA family spore coat assembly protein has protein sequence MHIVQKGDTLWKLSKKYGVDFETLKSANEHLTNPDLIMPGMKINIPTVGIPNPKQVSYQGEDAPITKEQPLKKEVPQIQPIEAMPSAKKEMKKKVPAPPPTVAPTPTPPPEQKPTYQMQQAKMNVNIYKQPAAAPKVPMPPPAKKPKELPKKPISKPEPKVAPKEMVVPKPVKKLPEKKKPVAKPKPQPMPVPPPMPIQQPIYPISPVTEGCIPLSVLCGCQPYNMWPQGQPMQMPVMSPYAMQQPMYMMPYYPQQASLMPSQHMMYRHDEREDLVEDEPRTVEYGDLTEERQQPSPYHYNPHDAFYRMMPWTYPVSAQHCQEDPVEDNEDS, from the coding sequence ATGCACATTGTTCAAAAAGGAGATACACTGTGGAAGTTATCTAAAAAATACGGGGTTGATTTTGAAACACTTAAATCGGCAAACGAGCATTTGACGAATCCAGATTTAATTATGCCAGGTATGAAAATAAATATTCCTACTGTAGGTATACCAAATCCAAAGCAGGTTTCTTACCAAGGCGAAGATGCCCCTATTACAAAAGAACAACCGCTAAAAAAAGAAGTGCCACAAATCCAGCCAATTGAAGCAATGCCATCAGCTAAAAAAGAAATGAAAAAAAAGGTGCCGGCGCCCCCACCAACAGTAGCGCCTACGCCGACTCCGCCGCCTGAACAAAAGCCAACATATCAGATGCAACAAGCAAAAATGAATGTGAATATTTATAAGCAGCCTGCTGCCGCACCGAAAGTACCAATGCCCCCACCGGCTAAAAAGCCGAAAGAATTACCAAAAAAACCGATTTCTAAGCCTGAACCTAAAGTAGCACCGAAAGAAATGGTAGTACCTAAACCAGTAAAAAAATTACCTGAAAAAAAGAAACCAGTAGCAAAGCCTAAGCCACAACCAATGCCAGTGCCGCCACCAATGCCTATTCAGCAACCAATTTATCCAATTAGTCCTGTAACAGAAGGTTGTATCCCATTATCAGTTTTATGCGGATGCCAACCGTATAACATGTGGCCACAAGGGCAACCTATGCAAATGCCTGTTATGTCCCCGTATGCGATGCAACAGCCGATGTACATGATGCCTTATTATCCACAACAAGCATCGCTAATGCCATCTCAACACATGATGTACAGACATGATGAGAGGGAAGACTTAGTTGAAGATGAGCCCAGAACGGTAGAATATGGAGATCTTACAGAGGAGCGTCAACAACCTTCTCCTTATCATTATAATCCACATGATGCATTTTATAGGATGATGCCTTGGACTTATCCCGTTTCGGCTCAACATTGTCAGGAGGATCCCGTAGAAGATAATGAAGATAGCTAA
- a CDS encoding BofC C-terminal domain-containing protein, with translation MLLQGENFKKRACLSLIFCLTVACSFTSLSHYVHAEKTLVAGEPREVEVILQRVYLDGEVSEEEVEETIWSMEDFWSYYEDWEVVDLNERQIIFKKEVNDISPLMKMHGYFGMTEDGMLSIYNGKPSEKDVIQSFFQINTAELKSHLHESLIEGIPVSTKDQYLQVLKLYEEYAIKGM, from the coding sequence ATGCTTCTACAAGGAGAGAATTTTAAAAAAAGAGCATGTCTTTCTTTAATCTTTTGTTTGACAGTTGCTTGCTCATTCACAAGTTTAAGCCATTATGTTCATGCGGAAAAAACGTTGGTGGCAGGTGAACCTCGAGAAGTTGAAGTGATTCTTCAAAGGGTGTATCTAGATGGTGAAGTAAGCGAGGAAGAGGTAGAAGAGACCATTTGGTCAATGGAAGACTTCTGGTCTTACTATGAAGATTGGGAAGTGGTTGACTTAAATGAGCGCCAAATCATTTTCAAAAAAGAGGTTAATGATATTTCGCCGTTAATGAAAATGCATGGTTATTTTGGCATGACAGAAGATGGCATGTTAAGTATTTACAATGGTAAGCCGTCAGAAAAAGACGTCATTCAGTCGTTTTTTCAAATAAATACAGCTGAGCTAAAAAGTCATTTACACGAATCACTTATAGAAGGCATACCTGTTTCAACAAAGGATCAATATCTTCAGGTGTTAAAACTGTACGAAGAATATGCTATAAAAGGGATGTAA
- the ruvB gene encoding Holliday junction branch migration DNA helicase RuvB → MEERIVSGDSQGHEEWEERSLRPQSLSQYIGQKTVKENLTVFIEAAKIREECLDHVLLYGPPGLGKTTLSLIIANEMGVNLRTTSGPAIERPGDLAAVLTGLEPGDVLFIDEIHRLNRSVEEVLYPAMEDYFLDIVIGKGPSARSVRLDLPPFTLVGATTRAGMLSAPLRDRFGVVSRLEYYTAEELQEIVERTADVLEVKMDKRAAEEVAKRSRGTPRIANRILKRVRDFAQVRGDGTINYDITDEALKLLQVDKLGLDHIDHKLLKNIIEKFRGGPVGLDTIAATIGEESHTIEDVYEPYLMQIGFLQRTPRGRMVTPAVYGHFNLEVPEK, encoded by the coding sequence ATGGAAGAACGTATTGTCAGCGGGGATTCACAAGGGCACGAAGAATGGGAAGAAAGAAGTTTAAGACCTCAGTCGCTATCGCAATATATTGGTCAGAAGACAGTGAAAGAAAATTTAACTGTTTTTATTGAAGCAGCGAAAATCCGTGAAGAATGTCTTGATCATGTCTTATTATATGGTCCCCCCGGTTTAGGGAAGACAACTTTGTCACTCATTATTGCAAATGAAATGGGGGTAAATTTACGGACAACTTCAGGCCCAGCTATTGAACGTCCAGGAGATTTAGCTGCTGTATTAACAGGCTTAGAGCCAGGAGATGTTTTATTTATCGACGAAATTCATCGGTTAAATCGTTCTGTGGAGGAAGTGCTTTATCCAGCAATGGAGGATTACTTCCTTGATATTGTCATTGGAAAAGGCCCATCAGCTCGATCAGTACGCCTTGATTTACCTCCATTTACCCTCGTAGGGGCTACTACCCGCGCAGGTATGTTATCGGCACCGTTACGAGATCGATTCGGAGTCGTTAGCCGATTGGAGTATTATACGGCGGAAGAACTGCAAGAAATTGTTGAAAGAACGGCTGATGTATTAGAGGTTAAAATGGATAAACGAGCTGCAGAAGAAGTGGCAAAACGATCGAGAGGAACACCACGAATTGCTAACCGTATTCTCAAAAGAGTGAGGGACTTTGCTCAAGTAAGAGGAGATGGTACGATAAATTATGATATAACCGATGAAGCCCTTAAACTGTTACAAGTAGATAAACTAGGTCTTGACCATATTGACCATAAACTATTAAAAAATATCATTGAGAAATTTAGAGGTGGACCAGTAGGCCTTGATACAATTGCGGCGACTATTGGCGAAGAATCTCACACGATTGAAGATGTCTATGAACCGTACCTTATGCAGATCGGTTTTTTACAGCGTACACCGAGAGGACGCATGGTAACTCCCGCTGTTTATGGTCACTTTAATTTGGAGGTGCCGGAAAAGTGA
- the queA gene encoding tRNA preQ1(34) S-adenosylmethionine ribosyltransferase-isomerase QueA, giving the protein MDVLQFDYHLPEELIAQTPLKNRESSRLLILDKQTGDITHKHFPDLLTFLEKGDTLVLNNTKVIPARLFGIKKETGAKIELLLLKEEGNHQWEVLVKPAKRVKKGTVLTFGDGILTGKCVEELPEGRRKIMFSFSGIFHEILDRLGEMPLPPYIQEQLEEKDRYQTVYAEHRGSAAAPTAGLHFTESLLSKVKEKGVNIAYITLHVGLGTFRPVAVNSVEEHHMHAEFYEMTEETAALLNETKEQGKKVVAVGTTSARTLETVARDHHGRLAASSGWTDIFIYPGFTFRAIDGLLTNFHLPKSTLVMLVSAFAGRDHILNAYREAVTAKYRFFSFGDAMLLI; this is encoded by the coding sequence ATGGATGTTTTACAATTTGATTATCATTTACCAGAAGAATTAATTGCACAAACGCCGTTAAAAAACCGAGAAAGTTCTCGCTTATTAATTTTGGATAAGCAAACTGGTGACATAACACATAAACATTTCCCTGATTTGTTAACGTTTTTAGAAAAAGGCGATACGTTAGTTTTGAACAATACGAAAGTGATTCCCGCCAGATTATTTGGCATAAAGAAAGAGACGGGAGCTAAGATTGAACTTCTTCTTCTCAAAGAGGAGGGAAACCATCAATGGGAAGTGCTTGTAAAGCCTGCTAAAAGAGTAAAAAAAGGAACAGTGCTTACGTTTGGAGATGGTATTCTTACTGGTAAATGTGTGGAAGAGCTACCAGAAGGCAGAAGGAAAATAATGTTTTCGTTTTCGGGTATTTTTCACGAAATTTTAGATAGGCTAGGTGAGATGCCCTTGCCTCCTTATATACAAGAGCAATTAGAAGAAAAAGATCGGTATCAGACAGTTTATGCAGAGCATAGAGGTTCAGCAGCAGCCCCTACAGCTGGACTGCATTTTACCGAATCATTATTAAGTAAGGTAAAAGAAAAAGGGGTAAATATCGCTTATATTACATTACATGTTGGTCTTGGGACATTCCGGCCTGTAGCAGTTAATTCGGTAGAAGAACATCACATGCATGCTGAGTTTTATGAAATGACGGAAGAGACAGCGGCGTTATTAAATGAGACGAAGGAGCAAGGTAAGAAAGTAGTAGCGGTCGGGACGACATCAGCACGAACACTTGAAACAGTAGCACGGGATCATCATGGTCGATTAGCTGCATCTAGCGGTTGGACTGATATTTTCATTTACCCTGGCTTTACATTTCGAGCGATTGATGGCCTTTTAACTAATTTTCACTTGCCGAAATCGACGTTAGTCATGCTAGTAAGCGCCTTTGCCGGAAGAGACCATATTTTAAATGCTTATCGTGAAGCGGTGACTGCCAAGTATCGTTTTTTCAGCTTTGGCGATGCAATGCTTCTCATTTAG
- the obgE gene encoding GTPase ObgE, producing the protein MFVDKVKIYVKAGDGGNGVVAYRREKYVPNGGPAGGDGGKGSDIVFEVEEGLRTLMDFRYKRHFKADRGENGRPKNQHGKSRDALIVKVPPGTTVSDEHTGQIVADLTEHGQRAIIVRGGRGGRGNSRFATPSNPAPEIAENGEPGQEKDLVLELKLLADAGLVGFPSVGKSTFLSVVSAAKPKIADYHFTTLSPNLGVVETDDQRSFVLADLPGLIEGAHAGVGLGHQFLKHIERTRVIVHVIDMSGTEGRDPYDDYVTINDELKQYNLRLTERPQIIAANKMDLPSSKENLAAFTEKIGNEAAIFPMSAVTKQGLAGLLRAVADMIETTPEFPLYEEEEIDQRVVYKYTKKEDPFSIIKDDDGGFTIEGHEIETAFKMTDFNRHDSVQRFSRKMRHMGIDQALRDLGAEDGDTVRILNYEFEFIE; encoded by the coding sequence ATGTTTGTAGATAAAGTGAAAATATATGTTAAAGCAGGCGATGGAGGAAATGGTGTAGTCGCTTATCGACGAGAAAAATATGTACCTAACGGCGGTCCAGCAGGTGGAGATGGTGGTAAAGGCTCTGATATAGTTTTTGAAGTTGAAGAAGGTTTGAGAACGCTTATGGATTTTCGGTATAAGCGTCACTTTAAAGCTGATAGAGGAGAAAATGGGCGCCCTAAAAATCAACATGGGAAAAGTAGAGATGCATTAATAGTTAAGGTCCCACCAGGAACAACCGTGTCTGACGAACATACAGGCCAAATCGTAGCCGATTTAACTGAACATGGGCAACGAGCTATTATCGTCCGTGGTGGACGGGGAGGGAGAGGTAACTCTCGATTTGCTACCCCTTCTAATCCAGCACCTGAAATTGCGGAAAATGGTGAACCTGGTCAAGAGAAAGATCTTGTGCTTGAATTGAAACTATTGGCTGATGCTGGTCTAGTAGGGTTTCCGAGTGTTGGGAAATCCACCTTTCTATCCGTCGTTTCAGCTGCCAAACCGAAAATTGCTGATTACCATTTTACGACCTTATCTCCTAACCTTGGTGTCGTAGAGACGGATGATCAACGAAGCTTTGTACTGGCAGACTTACCAGGATTAATTGAAGGAGCTCATGCAGGAGTAGGATTAGGCCATCAATTTCTTAAGCACATTGAACGCACAAGGGTGATCGTTCATGTGATCGATATGAGTGGTACCGAAGGGAGAGATCCTTACGACGATTATGTTACGATTAATGACGAATTAAAGCAGTATAATTTACGGCTTACAGAGCGACCTCAAATAATCGCAGCAAATAAAATGGACTTGCCTAGCTCAAAAGAAAATTTAGCGGCGTTTACTGAAAAAATTGGAAATGAAGCTGCGATATTTCCTATGTCAGCAGTAACTAAGCAAGGTCTTGCTGGCCTTTTGAGAGCAGTTGCGGACATGATTGAAACGACACCAGAATTTCCCCTTTATGAAGAGGAAGAAATTGATCAACGTGTCGTTTATAAATATACGAAAAAAGAAGATCCTTTCTCAATAATAAAAGATGATGATGGTGGTTTTACGATAGAGGGTCATGAGATAGAAACAGCATTTAAAATGACAGATTTTAATCGGCATGATTCTGTCCAGCGTTTTTCAAGAAAAATGCGACATATGGGGATTGATCAGGCTCTTAGAGATTTAGGTGCAGAAGACGGAGACACTGTTCGGATTTTAAATTATGAATTTGAATTTATTGAATAA
- a CDS encoding HAMP domain-containing sensor histidine kinase: protein MDELENHVAKLLSDDKDNIIKDLSQLFADILKSEHEMQRLNRQLSNLYDFYLNTMRFTGQSRGTLIYEYKVLQSIDNLDILLSKVEKLRTVIVKKINAFPVAKVDKLSAIAYLNEFFLHLQKEIATRSDTKKSQELMTKNLQLSQLKQDRLDILSKLSTSFAHEIRNPLTSIKGFIQLLEQRTETNDGEEKYFHYIYREMEEVEQQVDQILLLSTQKNHQDLSFKTFCLNQLLFNSVESFQPIFAESHISLELELGGSVYIYGIKDQIKLVLNKLLQNALDALYLKDKDRKLIIRLTSEMNVPKIEFYNNGPPVSRMVEQSMFEPFVGTKELGKGLGLAVAKQLMRKHDGDIDYRRELEWTVFKLIFHTKKNP, encoded by the coding sequence ATGGATGAGCTTGAAAACCATGTAGCTAAGTTACTTAGTGACGATAAAGATAATATTATAAAAGATTTAAGTCAACTATTTGCTGATATATTAAAATCAGAACATGAGATGCAACGCTTAAATAGGCAATTGTCTAATTTATATGACTTTTATTTGAATACAATGCGGTTCACAGGACAATCACGAGGGACGCTTATTTACGAATATAAAGTACTACAAAGCATTGATAATCTTGATATCCTTTTATCTAAAGTAGAGAAATTACGCACTGTGATCGTTAAAAAAATAAATGCCTTCCCTGTGGCGAAGGTTGATAAGCTTTCAGCTATAGCGTATTTAAATGAGTTTTTTCTTCATTTACAAAAAGAAATAGCGACTAGATCTGACACCAAAAAAAGTCAGGAGTTAATGACAAAAAATCTCCAACTGTCGCAATTGAAGCAAGATAGACTAGATATTTTGTCAAAGTTATCTACAAGCTTTGCTCATGAAATTCGCAATCCGCTAACGTCGATTAAAGGATTTATTCAACTTTTAGAACAGCGGACGGAGACTAATGACGGTGAAGAGAAATATTTCCATTACATATATAGAGAAATGGAAGAAGTTGAGCAGCAAGTTGATCAAATTTTATTGCTATCTACCCAAAAAAACCATCAAGATTTATCGTTTAAGACGTTCTGTTTAAACCAGCTTCTTTTTAATAGTGTGGAATCATTTCAACCAATTTTTGCAGAAAGTCATATTTCTTTAGAATTAGAATTAGGAGGTAGTGTCTACATCTATGGGATAAAAGATCAAATAAAACTCGTTTTAAATAAATTATTACAAAATGCACTGGACGCTCTCTACTTAAAAGACAAAGATCGTAAATTAATTATTCGTTTAACGAGTGAAATGAACGTGCCAAAAATTGAATTTTACAATAACGGGCCTCCTGTCTCTCGTATGGTAGAACAAAGTATGTTTGAACCTTTTGTAGGCACTAAAGAACTAGGTAAGGGCTTAGGTCTTGCTGTTGCCAAACAGTTAATGCGTAAACATGACGGTGATATTGACTATAGACGGGAGCTGGAATGGACTGTTTTTAAATTAATATTTCACACAAAAAAAAATCCTTAA
- a CDS encoding ACT domain-containing protein has translation MEKKSEQFYLVREDMLPEAMLKTVEAKKRLDNGKQAKINEVVKQVNLSRSAFYKYKDGIFPFHTMVKEKIITLSIHLEDQSGALSELLSTVAGSGANVLTINQTIPLQGRATITLTIETAAMDMEVTVLLNKLENIEPVIKVELIGSGA, from the coding sequence GTGGAAAAGAAATCAGAGCAATTTTATCTTGTGCGGGAAGATATGCTCCCTGAGGCTATGCTAAAAACAGTTGAAGCAAAGAAACGTCTCGATAATGGTAAGCAAGCCAAGATAAATGAAGTAGTGAAACAAGTGAATTTGAGTCGAAGTGCTTTTTATAAATATAAAGATGGTATTTTTCCCTTCCATACGATGGTTAAGGAAAAGATTATTACATTATCAATTCATTTAGAAGATCAGTCTGGTGCTCTTTCAGAGTTATTGTCTACAGTAGCTGGATCGGGGGCAAACGTCTTAACAATTAATCAGACGATTCCCCTTCAAGGACGGGCAACTATTACATTAACAATTGAAACGGCAGCGATGGATATGGAAGTAACGGTGTTACTTAATAAATTAGAAAACATAGAGCCTGTTATAAAAGTTGAACTCATTGGATCGGGTGCTTAA